In Spinacia oleracea cultivar Varoflay chromosome 5, BTI_SOV_V1, whole genome shotgun sequence, a single window of DNA contains:
- the LOC130461955 gene encoding protein DETOXIFICATION 45, chloroplastic-like: MEETDVKDPNLKQSLESATSQISQLALSNSPTGVANLAAVFLFPLFINYFQMGVTGAATATVVSQYIGSFLMIWFLSKRVILLPPKFGDLKFGVYLKSGGFLIGRTVAVLITMTIGTSMAARQGPLAMAAHQICMQVWLAVSLLTDGLAASGQVYTPRNAPILVRKLMWFVSNGLSVLPASIYYWLERA; the protein is encoded by the exons ATGGAGGAGACAGATGTTAAAGATCCAAATTTAAAGCAATCTCTGGAGTCTGCTACTTCTCAGATTAGCCAGCTAGCTCTTTCTAATAGTCCTACTG GTGTTGCCAATCTTGCAGCTGTTTTTCTGTTCCCGCTTTTcataaattattttcagatGGGTGTCACTGGAGCAGCCACTGCCACTGTTGTGTCTCA ATACATAGGTAGCTTCTTGATGATTTGGTTTCTTAGCAAGAGAGTAATATTATTACCTCCAAAATTTGGAGATCTGAAGTTTGGGGTCTATTTAAAATCTG GTGGATTTCTGATTGGAAGAACTGTGGCTGTTTTGATAACTATGACGATTGGGACCTCGATGGCTGCTCGTCAaggtcctctagctatggctgcTCATCAAATCTGTATGCAAGTGTGGTTGGCTGTCTCTCTTTTAACTGATGGATTGGCCGCATCTGGTCAG gtctacactccgaggaatgcgcctatactagtgaggaaattgatgtggttcgtgagcaacggGCTAAGTGTTTTACCCGCAAGTATTTACTATTGGcttgagcgcgcttga
- the LOC110778419 gene encoding probable long-chain-alcohol O-fatty-acyltransferase 1, with product MSTEFHDGVNSSYSDSLSPSILLLLLLLSYGYCYFIVKKLPKGVPRLISLLGVFYILYLTPWYFPTSISLRGLSSFFISWISSFKLLLFSFDKGDLILCDSYANFVVVAAFPFKVRNKSSSSSTDNLFSENVLQLLALAMSVSIFALSFRNAVMFLLAVLLVVHQMLPQLVPLPILKQPYRATSLQNFWGKRWNRVSSDILRHTIYDPTRKLLEGSTRVGLGPSKVVALVVTLVVSGIMHEIMFYHMTCGMKPTWEITNFFVLQGIFMALEMLVKRFWVRTLGWSPIHPVVSVPLTLAFVISTSYWLVFLPVWRIAGRGCDRNGVFGS from the coding sequence ATGTCAACAGAATTTCATGACGGAGTCAATTCCTCATACTCAGATTCATTATCACCATCCATTCTACTCTTACTGTTATTGTTGTCATATGGCTACTGCTATTTCATTGTCAAGAAGCTGCCTAAAGGCGTACCAAGGCTGATATCTCTCCTTGGTGTATTCTACATTCTGTATCTCACCCCTTGGTATTTCCCTACCTCTATCTCCCTTCGAGGGTTGTCATCTTTCTTTATTTCTTGGATTTCCTCTTTCAAACTCCTACTCTTTTCGTTTGACAAAGGTGATCTTATCCTTTGTGATAGTTATGCAAACTTTGTGGTTGTCGCTGCATTTCCATTTAAAGTCAGAAATAAGTCAAGTAGTAGTAGTACTGATAATCTGTTTTCAGAAAATGTACTGCAACTACTAGCACTAGCAATGTCAGTATCAATTTTCGCCCTTTCTTTTCGCAATGCAGTAATGTTTCTCCTAGCAGTTTTACTCGTCGTCCATCAAATGTTGCCGCAGTTAGTGCCACTACCTATCCTGAAGCAACCCTACAGAGCTACATCACTTCAAAATTTCTGGGGCAAGAGATGGAACAGAGTTTCTTCAGACATACTGAGACACACAATATATGATCCAACTCGGAAACTACTAGAAGGTTCCACAAGGGTTGGTCTTGGTCCTAGTAAGGTGGTTGCATTGGTTGTCACACTTGTGGTATCCGGGATCATGCATGAGATAATGTTCTACCACATGACTTGTGGGATGAAGCCCACTTGGGAAATTACCAACTTCTTTGTTCTACAAGGAATTTTCATGGCTCTTGAGATGTTAGTCAAGAGGTTTTGGGTTCGAACCCTAGGATGGTCACCGATCCATCCGGTTGTTTCGGTGCCATTAACGCTTGCCTTTGTAATATCAACTTCCTATTGGTTGGTTTTTCTCCCTGTTTGGAGAATAGCAGGGAGGGGATGTGATAGGAATGGTGTATTTGGTTCGTAG
- the LOC110778423 gene encoding protein NRT1/ PTR FAMILY 5.5-like has product MEYIGKLIHIQKWVNLFSGYILWLLMVYLTDVWELEIVHAAGIINIWMGLIKILPIVFAYLADAFLGNSFVVIFSSFSSMIGLGLIWMSTPPVLGKSNGNCTQYRPECIGEQQKQLFYSGLVFTALGMASLSACYTPFAQEQAEEDTTSSRRSTGWCRTHLVAFAALIIAAFVKPWAILFGICAILGVVSFLVCLILRVCLGVGNPVSRPQGSPLTTIFRVLFAASSKSFCSRPQDTDKLYEKTDPLQLQQELLPHTKGLGCLDKAAIIEAEPALEQQEKKRWSLCKVTEVEETKIFIRTIPIWMTYIVCGIVSSVGATFFLEQANNLDRRVGKAKAPLILFFWFYDHFRKSFTTGFMPTFALSRRYIPRIGIAVAIMYATLSCIAAAKIETRRLGVVMRYGLIDRPNERVPMTIFWLLPQFVLLGCLDGIHRLMAYGFSLDQAPKSMVKYFNLFGRGFYGLGVMGSVALVQIVGKISEGRTGTNWFQSTLNASRVDNYYWVLASMAAINLVIFVVVSWLYRYREPTREGQLPEGLLPAGFMDDDHI; this is encoded by the exons ATGGAGTATATAGGAAAATTGA TACATATACAGAAATGGGTGAATTTGTTTTCCGGCTATATACTATGGCTACTGATGGTGTACTTAACCGATGTATGGGAGCTTGAAATAGTTCATGCAGCTGGAATTATCAATATATGGATGGGCCTCATTAAAATTTTGCCAATTGTTTTCGCTTATCTTGCTGACGCTTTCCTTGGCAACTCTTTCGTCGTCATCTTTAGCAGCTTCTCCTCCATGATT GGACTTGGTTTAATATGGATGTCAACACCACCAGTGTTGGGCAAATCTAATGGGAATTGCACTCAATACAGGCCTGAATGCATCGGCGAGCAGCAAAAACAACTCTTTTACTCAGGCCTCGTCTTCACTGCATTAGGAATGGCCTCGCTCTCTGCTTGTTATACGCCCTTTGCGCAGGAGCAAGCAGAGGAGGACACTACTAGTAGTAGACGTTCCACAGGGTGGTGTCGGACTCATTTGGTTGCATTTGCCGCGCTTATAATAGCAGCCTTTGTTAAGCCATGGGCTATCTTATTTGGAATTTGTGCCATACTTGGTGTGGTTTCTTTCCTTGTTTGCTTGATCTTGAGGGTTTGTTTAGGGGTCGGAAACCCGGTTTCAAGGCCTCAAGGGAGCCCCTTGACTACTATCTTTCGTGTTCTTTTCGCTGCTTCCTCCAAGAGCTTCTGCTCCCGCCCACAGGATACTGATAAGCTTTACGAGAAAACTGATCCTCTCCAACTTCAACAAGAATTATTGCCTCACACTAAAGGCCTCGG GTGTCTCGACAAGGCTGCTATAATTGAAGCCGAGCCGGCGTTAGAGCAACAAGAGAAGAAGAGATGGAGCCTTTGCAAAGTAACAGAAGTCGAGGAAACGAAGATATTCATACGTACAATACCCATATGGATGACCTACATAGTTTGTGGGATTGTATCATCCGTAGGTGCTACCTTCTTTCTGGAGCAAGCAAACAACTTGGATCGTAGAGTAGGAAAGGCAAAAGCCCCTCTTATACTCTTCTTTTGGTTTTATGACCATTTTAGGAAAAGCTTCACTACCGGCTTTATGCCAACATTTGCACTAAGTCGACGTTACATTCCTCGAATTGGAATTGCAGTTGCGATAATGTATGCAACCCTCTCTTGTATCGCAGCAGCAAAGATTGAAACAAGAAGGCTTGGAGTTGTAATGAGGTATGGCTTAATTGATAGGCCTAATGAAAGAGTACCTATGACTATCTTTTGGCTTTTACCTCAATTTGTGTTGCTTGGTTGCCTCGATGGGATTCATCGGTTGATGGCTTATGGGTTTTCATTAGATCAAGCTCCTAAATCAATGGTCAAGTACTTTAACCTTTTCGGGAGGGGCTTTTATGGCCTTGGAGTTATGGGAAGTGTTGCGTTAGTCCAAATTGTAGGGAAGATTAGTGAGGGGAGAACTGGAACAAATTGGTTTCAAAGCACATTGAATGCGAGCCGAGTAGATAACTATTACTGGGTGTTAGCTTCAATGGCTGCTATAAACCTTGTGATATTTGTTGTGGTTTCATGGTTGTATCGCTATAGGGAACCAACAAGAGAAGGGCAGTTGCCGGAAGGGCTATTGCCAGCAGGCTTCATGGATGATGATCATATTTAA